A region from the Aphis gossypii isolate Hap1 chromosome 1, ASM2018417v2, whole genome shotgun sequence genome encodes:
- the LOC126554312 gene encoding LOW QUALITY PROTEIN: dynein axonemal heavy chain 1-like (The sequence of the model RefSeq protein was modified relative to this genomic sequence to represent the inferred CDS: inserted 1 base in 1 codon): MLRVVNLERLKKLYATFSIPQLLTEYKIGDNELIPISVDSDITSKDDEHFTPLWYYDDTEFDSRNADEWVKKDKNGVNLPVPAIVYLPTDSNKEFSKNYNWTNANVIDYNSTLKMYSVVVSINDSTKVYSEIPRLQIHFKGEDPREFVKRIKYAILRREYCENIYKWSMYINNVLLDKRSKSISESLPHDTIKRILHLLLKNQKIKNMNTDKINIMVEQINNIYQESCLSFRLELLKSVSKDHHNTLKIPNFDFEQFIRKPGTDYAIDAQSTSMDKQLFIKMREELNKRNLLELPEVYTSLCEANVEITLIKNIQLLLTDFKIYLTLDEFETAQLKNIFETFSLLKNSWIKEIAYKCYAVLVNIKTGWFDISTCKIKNYESSINKLRRLMTLITRMMEERLRLIVLNSAKAYTRLIEQPIISMKGINDDFTWGNNLNKSPFEECAPPLFSITLSMNXNGAFYSINPDKFEMVIVSLLKRMILESHEIPAIHPYVLANLTFLEKPYLTSIGLIEPQIADLQATIENSIRLAIIPIKAYCKEYNIHSHLYNINVESYVKKFFEGNPSLNKIKEEISMQIKMKLNLEKTLPENIIIGLFFINVESLKHLLIRKRIELAELIMKTHASLTTEKIEICCAEYNRMYLKLIEVPTTVEQVFEIREWINDLPNLISDQTEILKRLLKEMDMLDQFLWILEDEQLKLKYSSLIWPYKISLKVKESLENIAIYIEKFEKIQIEDKLLLQENVEYLSDIILKLTIENNLSKVNEIAVEVNKNWKLIKDLQSTSQTLNQRQKLFGHTVTPFENVEHLIDEFEPYKILWQSASEFFKLQSAWMQNPLINIKKSTIEPMLNNLLNIVTKCVEQFAEVPGTLSVANEIKTQIEEYVPMVHLLNYILTQGMKQRHWDIFADITGIRIILSPTLTFKKCLALGINDHVEEIKQLSDNASKEYIIEIALNKMMDEWTGVKFQLLPYNDQDIYISTITDTEFQMLDDHILLTRQLSSSSFKGIFEEPLTKWEEDLRLSKDVINEWNEFQKTWLYLKPIFDNPDIKEQLHVENKKLSLVERIWKRIMKITLNKPWVMKTCPDKQLLDQLINGNIQLMKVQKALE; the protein is encoded by the exons ATGTTGAGGGTCGTTAATCTTGAACgattgaaaaagttatatgCAACATTTTCAATTCCTCAACTATtaacagaatataaaattggaGATAATGAGTTAATACCTATATCCGTGGATTCTGATATAACATCAAAAGATGATGAACATTTTACACCATTATGGTATTACGATGATACCGAATTCGATAGTCGAAACGCTGATGAATGggtaaaaaaagataaaaatggaGTTAATTTACCAGTACCTGCAATTGTATACTTACCTACTGATTCAAATAAagaattttctaaaaactacAATTGGACGAATGCAAATGTAATTGATTATAACTCaacattgaaaatgtattcagTTGTTGTATCAATTAACGATTCAACCAAAGTATATTCTGAAATACCTAGATTACAAATACACTTTAAAGGAGAAGATCCTAGAGAATTTGTTAAGAGAATCAAGTATGCGATTTTAAGGCGAgaatattgtgaaaatatttataa GTGGtccatgtatattaataatgttctaCTTGATAAACGTTCAAAGTCCATTTCAGAATCATTACCACATGATACGATTAAAAGAATATTGCATCTATTACTTAagaatcaaaaaatcaaaaacatgaatacagataaaattaatatc ATGGtcgaacaaattaataatatttatcaagaaTCATGCCTATCTTTTAGgctagaattattaaaatctgtaTCTAAAGATCACCATAATACTCTGAAAATACCAAATTTCGATTTTGAACAGTTCATAAGAAAGCCCGGTACGGATTATGCTATAGACg caCAATCTACTTCAAtggataaacaattatttataaaaatgcgtgaagaattaaataaaagaaatttattagaattaccTGAAGTTTATACATCTCTATGCGAAGCGAACGTAGAGATTACGTTAATcaaaaacattcaattattattaactgattttaaaatttatttaacgcTAGATGAATTTGAAACAGcacagttaaaaaatatttttgaa ACTTTTAGTTTGCTTAAGAACTCGTGGATAAAGGAAATTGCTTACAAATGTTATGcagttttagtaaatataaaaacaggtTGGTTTGACATTTCaacatgtaaaattaaaaattatgaatcatCAATCAACAAGTTACGAAGATTAATGACGCTTATTACGCGTATGATGGaa gaACGTCTAAGACTAATAGTGTTAAATTCGGCAAAAGCTTATACAAGACTGATCGAGCAACCTATTATTTCAATGAAAGGTATTAATGATGATTTTACTTggggtaataatttaaataaatcaccaTTTGAAGAATGCGCACCTCCATTGTTTTCTATAACGCTCAGTATGA AAAATGGAGCATTTTACTCAATTAATCCAGATAAATTTGAG ATGGTTATTGTAAGCTTATTAAAACGAATGATACTAGAAAGCCATGAGATACCAGCTATTCATCCATATGTACTCGCGAACttgacatttttagaaaaacctTATTTAACATCAATAGGGCTAATTGAACCCCAAATTGCTGATTTACAAGCTACTATTGAAAATAGCATTCGCTTAGCTATTATTCCAATAAAAGCGTACtgcaaagaatataatattcactcacatttatataatataaatgtcgaGTCATATGTAaa gaaatTCTTTGAAGGTAATCCAtcactaaacaaaataaaagaagaaatatcaatgcaaataaaaatgaagttaAACCTAGAGAAGACACTTCctgaaaatatcattattgggttatttttcataaacgtTGAATCCTTGAAACATTTATTGATAAGGAAACGGATTGAATTAGcagaattaattatgaaaacacATGCGAGTTTAACAACtgagaaaatagaaatatgcTGCGCAGAATACAATAGGATGTATCTGAAGCTTATTGAAGTTCCGACTACAGTAGAACAAGTGTTTGAAATAAGAGAATGGATAAATGACTTGCCAAATTTAATTAGTGATCAAACTGAAATCttaaaacgattattaaag gaaaTGGATATGTTGGATCAATTTTTGTGGATATTAGAAgatgaacaattaaaattaaaatatagctcTTTAATTTGGCCTTATAAGATTAGCTTAAAAGTAAAAGAGTCTTTAGAAAATATagcaatttatattgaaaaatttgagaaaattcaaattgaagataaattattattacaagagAATGTAGAATACTtaagtgatattattttaaagttaactattgaaaataatttgtcaaaaGTAAATGAGATTGCAGtagaagtaaataaaaattggaaaCTAATTAAAGACCTACAATCAACTAGTCAAACTTTAAACCAAAGacaaaaactttttggtcatacG GTAACACCCTTTGAAAACGTTGAGCATTTAATTGACGAATTTgaaccatataaaatattatggcaaAGTGCTTcagagttttttaaattacaaagtgCTTGGATGCAAAAtccattaataaacataaaaaaatctactatAGAACCtatgttaaacaatttattaaatattgtcacaAAATGTGTGGAGCAATTCGCTGAAGTACctg GTACTTTAAGTGTagctaatgaaataaaaacacaaattgaAGAATATGTGCCAATGGtacatttattgaattatattctaaCTCAAGGGATGAAGCAAAGGCATTGGGATATATTTGCTGATATAACCg gaataagaattatattatcaccaacactaacttttaaaaaatgtttggcaTTGGGTATTAATGACCATGTAGAAgagataaaacaattatcagACAATGCTTcaaaagaatatataattgaaatagctttaaataaaatgatggaTGAATGGACCGGTGTAAAGTTCCAATTGTTGCCTTATAATGAtcaagatatttatatttcaacaataaCAGATACAGAATTTCAAATGCTTGATGATCATATTTTGCTTACTCGACAGCTATCTTCGAGTTCGTTTAAAGGAATATTTGAAGAACCATTAACTAAATGGGAAGAAGATTTAAGACTTTCAAAAGATGTTATTAATGAATGGAACGaatttcaaaa gacATGGTtgtatttaaaaccaatatttgACAATCCAGACATTAAAGAACAATTACATgtggaaaataaaaagttaagtttAGTTGAACGAATATGGAAACGAATAATGAAAATCACTTTAAATAAACCTTGG